The nucleotide window CGGTCTCGATGCACACCCTCAACACGAGGCGCGGTCAGGCAAGGTCGATGTTCAGAGTCCTCTGGTCAAGGTTGCCGACGCGGTCATCACCTCACGCGAGGCCGTTCTCGAACAGTCGATGTGCGGGCTGTCCCTGACCGACGCCGAGGGGCTGGTTCTCCGCCAATGGGTGCGAGATCCTGCACTGGGACGATGGTTCGAGCACCACGGCATCGTGCCCTCGGTGGCCGTCGATGAGACAGCGATCGGGACCTCGAGTGGGATCTGTCTGCTCACGGAGAAGCCGACCATGGTCCGAGGCCTCGAGCACTTCTACGAGGAGTACTCCGAGGTCACCTCTGCCGGTGTCCCCATCATCCATCCGGTCACCCGTCGAATCGTCGGATCACTGAACCTGACCAGCCGGTACCGCGACACCAGCCCGGTACTGCTGTCCTGGGTGATGGAGCTGGTCTCCGACATCCAGCACGCTTTCCAGGAGACCGCCACTCGTCGCGAGCGGACGCTACTCAACGCCTACCTGACAGAGAACCGCGACGCCCGGCATCCGTTGGTAGCCCTCAACGACCAGACGATCATCACAAATGCGACCGCCGCCCGCTTGATCTCCTCGGTCGACCAGGCGCTGCTGTGGGAGCACGCGTCACGTGCCATTCACGACGGCAGCTATGAGTCTCGGCAGCTGGTTCTCACCGACGGCACCGTTGTCTCCGTCCAATGTCGTGAGGTTGTGGACACCGCGGAGTCGGCGGGCGCCGTGATACGGATCCGACCGGTCGTAGAGTCGCGTTCTCGGGAGCGCGCAAGCAGCTCGGCGCCTGCCCTGCCGGGTCTGGTCGGGGATGGTGCGCGCTGGCGCGATCTGTGCCGCCAAGCGGCACTTGTTGGCAGTTCCGTACCCGCGCTCATCGTCGGAGAGCGCGGCACCGGAAAGATGTCGGTGGCACACGCGCTGGCGGGCGAGGCGGCCACCGTCATCGACGCTGCTGACGCAAACGTTGACGGCTGCAACGCTTTTCTCCGCCAACTGTCTGACCTTCTGAGCCACAGCGAGCCGTCCACAGTGATCATCCGCAGATGCGACGAACTGGACGAACCCACTGCAACAGCAGTGGCCAATCTCCTTCGGTCGCGGCGTGACGGACCGGTTCGGGTTCTCGCCACGACGACCAGGCAGGTCGAACACGGTCAGGTCGACTCGCTGTACGCTGAGTTCCCATCGGTGTTGCGGGTACCACCGCTGCGAGAGCGTATCGAAGACCTGCCCGCGTTGTTGGATTCTCTCTCGCGCGCGATCGAGACACGACTGGGACGCACGACTCACGTTCGGTGGATGCCCGATGCAGTCCAAGCGCTCTCGCGCCTGGAGTGGCGAGGCAATGTAGCGTCGCTCGAAACGATCGTGCTGCGGGTCCTGCAAAGCACCACCAATGGCTACGTCAACGCCGCCGACCTGCCCGCGGACGTGATCGCCAGCGCCTCCCGTCGCAGGTTGGCAGGTCTCGAACACGTAGAGGCGAACGCGATCACGGCCGCGCTACGCGAGGCCGGCGGCAACAAGAACAAAGCGGCAGACAGCCTGGGGATCGCCCGATCGACGTTGTACCGAAAAATCCGCACTCTGGGAATCGACCTCACCACCTCCGCGTTCTGACCCTCCGGACGTCTCGACGCCCGGCCCGCCGGGATGAGCGCAGCGTTCCAACTGTGCCACGATGGGACACCCACGCACCTTGTTCTCGCGGTACTTTCGTCGAACAAGGAGGTGGTGACCCAATGCCGACCGGAACTGCCAAATCGACTACAGCGCAGAATGAATCGTCGCTCACGGATGATGGCGAGATCACCTACGACGTCGCGGAAGCGATCGCCACCGTCACATTGAACCGCCCATCGGCTCACAACGCGCTCACGGTCCCGATGCTGCGGCAGTTGGCCGAGGCGATCGACGACGCGCGCACCGACAGCCAGGTCCGGGCCATAGTCCTCACGGGAGCCGGTAGACGCGCATTCAGCGCCGGAGGCGACCTCGGACAGCTCATTCCCCGGCTGACCGCCGGCGAATTGGAGATCTTGGTTCCGGATCCGGCAAAGAGATTCTTCTCCGACGTCTTCACACCCATCATCGCGGCCGTGAACGGCCTGTGCCTTGCCGGGGGCTTGGAGATGCTGCTCGGTACCGACATTCGTATTGCGTCAGATCGAGCGATATTCGGGCTGCCCGAGGTGCGCTGGGGCCTCGTTCCCGGCGGCGGAACACATGTCCGCCTCCCGCAGCAGGTACCGTGGGCGATCGCGATGCAACTGCTCCTCACCGGAGACCACATCGACGCAGCGCAAGCAGTTCGCGCAGGTCTGGTCAACGAAGTCGTCCCGGCGGGCACAGAGCTGGAGCGGTCTGTCGAAGTCGCCGGCGGTATCGCTCGAAACGCCCCCGTCGCAGTCCGAACCGCCAAAGAGATTGCGGTGCGAGCTCTCGGCAACGAGTCGCGCTTCGCACTGGAGGCATCACTGAACGAGCGGGTTCTGCGTAGCGCGGATGCGGTCGAAGGACCCCGCGCGTTCATCGAAAAACGCACCCCCCGTTTCACAGGACAATAAGAGGAGATCAGCCGATGTCCGTCGATACCGCCCCCACAGTGAACCCGGACAGCCGGGAGCTCGTCGCCTCGATCTTCGAAGCAGTCGACGGTATAGCAGCCGTCTTCCCCCGGTCGCTTTTTCTGCAGCGCGCTCGCGAAGGCGGACACGCCCGAGAACTCTGGGACGCGTTGGTCGCCGCGGACCTGCTGGCCATCGGCATCCCGGAAGAGCTCGGTGGAGCCGGCGGAGGTCTCACCGGCACCACTGCGGTCATGGAAGCTCTGGCACGTCAGGGGATTCCGCCCCTGCAGTACAGCCTCACGACGTTCTCCCGTGAGGCGATTCTGCGCCACGGTTCCGAACAACAGATCAGAGATCATGTCATCGCGACGATCACCGGTAAACGCAAGATCTGCCTCGGGGTGACCGAGCCCGAAGCGGGCACGAACTCCTTCGCCGCACGGACGTATGCCCGAAAGAGCCCCGACGGCACGTATCGCATCACAGGTCAGAAAGTGTTCATCTCCGGTGCGGACGAATCAGACCACATCCTCCTGCTGGCGCGAACCGCGCCGGCAGGGGAACCTCTGAGCCGGCGGAGCGGATTCGGCCTCTTCATCGTGGACATGTCGCTGCCGGGAATCGACTTGCGCCGCCTCGACATCGAGTGGCACGCACCGGAGAACCAGTACGAGGTGTTCTTCGACGACGTAGAAGTGCCCGCCGATGCATTGATCGGTACCGACGGGCTGGGGTTCGATCACATCCTGTCGTGTCTCAACCAGGAGCGAGTGACCGTGGCTGCTTGGGCGCTCGGGCTCGGAGAGTACGCGCTGGGCAAGGCAGTTGACTACGCAAAGGTGCGGGCACCGTTCGGGACGCCCATCGGATCGCACCAGGCAGTTGCTCATCCGCTGGCGCTGGCCCGAGCCGAGATGGAAGCCGCGCGACAGGTGATGTACTCCGCAGCAGCGTCGTACGACAACGGAATCGACGCGGGAGACCAGGCGAACATGGCCAAACTACTCGGCAGCCGCGCGGCCCTGTCCGCGGTCGACAGCGCGATCCAGACCCATGGCGGATCGGCCTTTGTCTACGAGAGTGATGTCGTCACGATCTGGCCCATGGTCCGGGTGCTGCAGATCGCCCCCTGAACAACGAATCGATCCTGAACTACATCAGCGAACGCGTCCTCGGACTACCGCGTAGCTGAGATCGGAGCAAGACGTGATTGACGTGGATCTGAACGAGGACAAAGCGACCCTCCTGCGACGCGCATTCGGTTGTTTTCCGACCGGTGTCGCGGCTGTGTGCGCCGTAGCCGAGACCGGCCCCGTCGGCATGGCGGTGAGCTCGTTCACCTCGGTGTCGCTCGAACCCCCGCTGTTGTCGGTCTGCATGCAGAACTCGTCGACGACCTGGCCGACCCTACGTCGGCAGGCCCGCCTGGGACTCAGCGTGCTCGCCGAAGGCCAAGCGGGTGCAGGCAAACGTCTCTCGTTGAAGAACGGCGATCGCTTCGCCGACACCGCGTGGCAGACTACTGACGACGGCGCCCTCTTTGTTCTCGGGTCCTCGGCATGGTTCGACTGCTCTGTTCACGCCGAGATACCCGCGGGCGATCACACCGTTGTCCTGTTACGGATTCACAGCCTGCAAATGCAGACCGAACTCGCGCCGCTCATCTTTCACGGTAGTCGCTTCCGCCGGTTGCATGACATGGAGTTGGTGGTCGAGTCATGAAGCCCCACTTCGATTCTCCGATGACCCCTCACCGTCGACTGCGTGTACGCAGAGCCGTCGAAGCACTGGCAGCCGGCGACTCCATAGTGGTCATCGACGACCGGGACGCGGCGCGCACACACGGGTATCTGGTCGTCGCAGCAGAGCGTGCAAGCGCAGAGAACGTCGCGTTCATGGTTCGCCACACCTCTGGGTTCTTGTGCGTCGCACTCCCGGGAGGTGAGTGTGACCGTCTCGATCTGCCTCCGATGCAAGGAGTCGATGATTCAGTACCGACCGAACTCTCTGCCTGTGTGACCGTCGACGCCATCGACGGTGTGACGACCGGCATCTCCGCCAATGATCGTGCCCGGACCGCGAGGCTGCTTGCCGACGGTGACAGCACACCGACGGACTTCACCCGACCGGGCCACGTCGTTCCGGTACGGTGCGCCAGTGGCGGATTCGTCGAACGGGACAGCGTCACGGAAGCCGTGGCACATCTCGTGGGGACCGCCGGACACCGGAGAGCTGCGCTGTTCGCGACGCTCGTAGGCGATGGGGTTCGCGGGTCGGACCTCCCTCACCGCGCTGAGCTGGAGGCCTTTGCCACCGCCCATAGCCTTCGATCGGTGTCCATCAGTGACGTCCGTGACCTGTACTTCAGCACCGGAACGCTAGTCGAGCGGACGACGAGTGCGCATCTGGCCTCGAATCTGATCGCGAACTACCGCCAGACTGGTTCGTCGGCAACGTATCTCGCGGTTGTGACCGGGTCGGTTGCATCGGCTCCGGGCGTGTTGGTACATGTGCACCGTGACGGGACCGACAGTCATTCCAGCTCGCCGAGTGACGCGCAAGAGCGGCTGGCGCTTGCCGAATCGGCGATCGCGGCTGCGGGCTGCGGTGTCATCATCTATGGCCGAGCCATCGATGACACGACCGGCAGCGCGTCGGCCGCTCCGGCGATCGTTGCGGCCATCGCGCAGGACGTCGGGCTGACATCAGTGCGTCTTGTGGACCGAGACAACGAAATCGAGCGTGCATTGCGATCGCGCGGCATCCCCGTCGAGTTCTCGGAACTGTCCAGTCCGAATGGTTCGAGTGGCCGATGGGAAGAGCACCTCGACATAGGTGCTTGAGCAGCGCAGGAATCTTCATGCGGAGAGTCCCCGCCTGATTCGTCAGGCGGGGACTCAGCGAACTGAAACCTGACTTTTATCAATTAGTGCGCAGGTTGCTGATGGCTTGGAGTGCTTCGTTGAGGTCGTCGGGGATGGGGTCGGCGGCGGTGATGGTCTGTTCGCCGGCTTGGATGGTGACGGTGCGGTAGCGCCGGGCGGTGGTGACGAATTTCTTGATCGACCAGCCGGTGCGGGCCTCGATGACCCGGGTGACGGCGAGGGCGGCGAACACGACGGTGAGGTGGGCGCGGATCGAGTCCTCGGTGCGATGGTAGATCGGCCGCGCTGCAAGGTCTGATTTGGACATGCGGAAACTTTTCTCGATCCGCCACAGCTCGTGGTAGGTGCTGA belongs to Gordonia westfalica and includes:
- a CDS encoding helix-turn-helix domain-containing protein — protein: MELVSDIQHAFQETATRRERTLLNAYLTENRDARHPLVALNDQTIITNATAARLISSVDQALLWEHASRAIHDGSYESRQLVLTDGTVVSVQCREVVDTAESAGAVIRIRPVVESRSRERASSSAPALPGLVGDGARWRDLCRQAALVGSSVPALIVGERGTGKMSVAHALAGEAATVIDAADANVDGCNAFLRQLSDLLSHSEPSTVIIRRCDELDEPTATAVANLLRSRRDGPVRVLATTTRQVEHGQVDSLYAEFPSVLRVPPLRERIEDLPALLDSLSRAIETRLGRTTHVRWMPDAVQALSRLEWRGNVASLETIVLRVLQSTTNGYVNAADLPADVIASASRRRLAGLEHVEANAITAALREAGGNKNKAADSLGIARSTLYRKIRTLGIDLTTSAF
- a CDS encoding enoyl-CoA hydratase/isomerase family protein, producing MPTGTAKSTTAQNESSLTDDGEITYDVAEAIATVTLNRPSAHNALTVPMLRQLAEAIDDARTDSQVRAIVLTGAGRRAFSAGGDLGQLIPRLTAGELEILVPDPAKRFFSDVFTPIIAAVNGLCLAGGLEMLLGTDIRIASDRAIFGLPEVRWGLVPGGGTHVRLPQQVPWAIAMQLLLTGDHIDAAQAVRAGLVNEVVPAGTELERSVEVAGGIARNAPVAVRTAKEIAVRALGNESRFALEASLNERVLRSADAVEGPRAFIEKRTPRFTGQ
- a CDS encoding acyl-CoA dehydrogenase family protein, with the translated sequence MSVDTAPTVNPDSRELVASIFEAVDGIAAVFPRSLFLQRAREGGHARELWDALVAADLLAIGIPEELGGAGGGLTGTTAVMEALARQGIPPLQYSLTTFSREAILRHGSEQQIRDHVIATITGKRKICLGVTEPEAGTNSFAARTYARKSPDGTYRITGQKVFISGADESDHILLLARTAPAGEPLSRRSGFGLFIVDMSLPGIDLRRLDIEWHAPENQYEVFFDDVEVPADALIGTDGLGFDHILSCLNQERVTVAAWALGLGEYALGKAVDYAKVRAPFGTPIGSHQAVAHPLALARAEMEAARQVMYSAAASYDNGIDAGDQANMAKLLGSRAALSAVDSAIQTHGGSAFVYESDVVTIWPMVRVLQIAP
- a CDS encoding flavin reductase family protein → MIDVDLNEDKATLLRRAFGCFPTGVAAVCAVAETGPVGMAVSSFTSVSLEPPLLSVCMQNSSTTWPTLRRQARLGLSVLAEGQAGAGKRLSLKNGDRFADTAWQTTDDGALFVLGSSAWFDCSVHAEIPAGDHTVVLLRIHSLQMQTELAPLIFHGSRFRRLHDMELVVES
- a CDS encoding 3,4-dihydroxy-2-butanone-4-phosphate synthase, which encodes MTPHRRLRVRRAVEALAAGDSIVVIDDRDAARTHGYLVVAAERASAENVAFMVRHTSGFLCVALPGGECDRLDLPPMQGVDDSVPTELSACVTVDAIDGVTTGISANDRARTARLLADGDSTPTDFTRPGHVVPVRCASGGFVERDSVTEAVAHLVGTAGHRRAALFATLVGDGVRGSDLPHRAELEAFATAHSLRSVSISDVRDLYFSTGTLVERTTSAHLASNLIANYRQTGSSATYLAVVTGSVASAPGVLVHVHRDGTDSHSSSPSDAQERLALAESAIAAAGCGVIIYGRAIDDTTGSASAAPAIVAAIAQDVGLTSVRLVDRDNEIERALRSRGIPVEFSELSSPNGSSGRWEEHLDIGA